TTCAATGGTCAAGTCAAACCGCAGAACtttttatcattgtatcattagcTAATTTTGTTTTTGCAGTGTTGACTGTAATGCAACGTTGTAGTAGAACTGAAACGGTCAATAACAAATGGatcaatagcaatattaatgctgataatcatgAAAGTAAGAATATGCATCCTGCTCATACACAAAAATGAACGCAACTTGAAAGTAAGATTTAAGTAATACACTCCAAAAGCATCACCGAAAAACGTCCTTAATTTGACACAATAGAAAACGTTCTTTCGTAGATAACTAACCTATTCATCTCGGGAGTGAGTGGATGCAAGTGAGTTATGTCtagtttattgtaattattatcttatttattaaatatatcgtTGTTATTCTCAGTATTTTAATTGGTTTATGTTTACAAGATCTCATTCGTGTCTCCAACTGAAACCGGATCCGGGGTCTGGCGGAAGGAATATGGGCGCTTTCGCATGTAAGTAACATTGTTTAAAGTAAAATAtagtgagacaaaaaaaaaaaaaaaaaaaaaaaaaaaaaaaaaaaaaaagagtattttagatgatagagaaagtgaaaaaccCAAAGATCCGAGCCATGGATAGGTCACTGAAGATTCCCAacctggggtgggtgggggtgaaacaatatgaaaattatcataaaagtCTGAAATAATTCAAAGATAAACGCAATTCTGCCATAAATGATTTGACAAGCATTTGAACATAAATTGTAATATGAATTATAAGTAGATACGATTCCTAGTAGTGCTATTAATATTTGACGAAGGTACAGATAACTAGGTAAAGTTTGAACTAGACAAATTACTAGAAAGCTAGAACAAAAAActagaataatagataaaaagatatatatcaacacacattcCGGGCGCAGACGATGCCCTTAGTGACGCCTCCTTGAGCTCGGCCGCTCTGAGTGGCTGCTTGCTCTTCTTCCCTCGTCAACCGCCGTCCAGCTGCCGGATCAGAGGCTGCTCACCTGCTTTGGGGCCTTGGTCCATGCACGTAGGTGTACatgtaaattgtgtgtgtgtgtgtgtgtgtgtgtgtgtgtgtgtgtgtgtgtgtgtgtgtgtgtgtgtgtgtgtgtgtgtgtgtgtgtgtgtgcgtgtgtatgtgtgtgcgtgtgtgtgtgtgtgtgtgtgtgtgtgtgtgtgtgtgtgtgtgtgtgtgtgtgtgtgtgtgtgtgtgtgtgtgtgtgtgtgtgtgtgttcaaacatgcatacatacatatgtatacgtatatctacagtatatctatttaccagtctgtctacacacacacacacggtgtagTTTCAGCTCATCACAGCCAAGTGAGGTACGTTGCCATAACAACCTTTGCAAGTTGATAATAAGAAAGTTGTGCAACACTCtggcatacatttatatgaaatcGTAATGACACTATGATAATCAAAGAGAAAGGCTGCACTCACTcttacatgaaataatctgtgtaCGCAGGAAATGACGCCACAAATAAAGAAAGTAAGTCGCGAGGAGTCTTATTagcagagaaggggaaatgagataACAGACTGAAAAAAACGAACACAAGATGGCTTGATGAAATAACGAAATATGCAGGCCTATCCATAAACATGATAACTGAGACTATTTCATGATTATATGCCGTTAATCCGATTAAGGAAAtgccggagagggaggggggggggggatcgatagataaagagagaaacatattgatagagagggggggggggaagagggatggagaaaaagagataaaaagagaaacagagacaaagagagaaacagaaatagagagagtaagactgcattcttattatagttatataacataccaaaagacaaaaaaacaaaaactaaaatgcAAAACTTGCAGTTTATCCATCCCAAGCAGCAAAATAATGAATATTCAAAATGGCATAATGAGTAAAGCACCTTCCTTCGAGGCGGCGGGactagggttcgaatccctagtcCTTTTGGTCTTAGTTTCCATCTgttggccatatatatatatatatatatttctactaatAGATGCCAACAAAAGTAAGAAAGGGATAATCAAACATTTTACAAACTATGATTTTTTGGGGAGCGTATCTGTGTTTCCTGGGACCTATGTTCCCTAGTACCGATGTACCCTATGTCCCCCAGACCTTATTTCCCTGTACATGTGTCCCCCAGACCTTATTTCCCTGTACATGTGTCCCCCAGACCTTATTTCCCTGTACATGtgttccccagacctttattccctagtaccgatgttccccagcaCCAATACGACAGTCATTCGCCCTTTGGGTCAAAATAGGACACCTAAATCATGATGGCTAATTTATTATGCGCACGTTACATTTGCTGCTACAGAACTGGTTGTTTGATCAGGCCTAGTTCTCTATTCTCAGACAATGGTAGGTCTACTAGTAAGTATAACTTGTCTCTACTTTTTGGCTCACCTGTGTGAAATAGGCCTGACATACAAGCTATTGTCGTGAGCCTGGCATTGGTGTAATCATTGTCCAGTATAACTCATTTGGGTTAATAAAGGCCGATGTGCATGCGCCTCAAAGACCTCTTGGGATCCATATTCAAAGAGTCGGGACATTTCACCGTTCCCAAGATTtcaactctttttctctttcctgtcgCGCACATGCCGTGGCTTAATTGTCTAACCAGTAACGGTTGTGTATGATAATAGATTGGATAAAGTACTAGATAAGGCGCCTTAGACTTGTCTTTCTGTAAAAATAATCGCTTCGCTAGAGAAATACATTAATGTTATTGCTCAATTACATGTTTATTGGTCGTTTTGAAAGGAAAGTGAGTCACGGATGGCCTTGACCCACCGTGACCTAGGCCTAGAACTCGAAGGGAGAGTATGTACAGTCACGTAGGCGCCACACAGAGATTCAATCTGCCAAAATTGTCTTTCCTCGCTTTATTTCCTTAACACTTATTGTTGCTAGACCTGTGATTTTGAAAATAGGTCACTGTTACTGACAAGACTTCTGTGACTTCTTTTATCTAACGGTTCTTGCTAGCGAAAAATGTGACTAGTTGAGCTTAATTTTATTTTGTAACAACACATCATCTGGAAACCAAATGTGACTTTTGTAACTTTGAAAAGTAAAGTAGGTCAAGGTCAGTGCCTATGACCTCATCTAGCCATCCTCCATATGTAAGAATGTGCTCAGGTTTGGTGACCCAAGTTTCCTTAGTTAGtcatgatagaaaagaaaaaaaaaatctaaaattcaaAACCCTTTCAAAACTTGTCGCGACTCTCTATGTCACCTGGCTATCAGCAACAATCCTCGACATTTTCAACAACACTGGCTTGTTTTGAATGTGACGTCATACAACACATTACATAgcctgatatttttttctttcttttttacacctCACAAACCTGTGCACGCGCAGAGGTTGTCACACTGTCGAGTTGACAGGTGAGTTGTCCAATCAAATCGCAGGACACTTTATCATTTAAGCCAGCTGGTTATTTCGAGCCAGGCTGTGATTGGGATGCATAAAAGGCGGCGCCGATTTGAAATCtgtaaaacaaacaaatgcgTCTATTGATATCAAGGCCAATCATATAGCAACGTTAGCGTAATTATATAGGCCTTGATAAATCAAGATATCCTAGCACTAAACCTATATAGAATGTTGCAGTTCCACACTTTGTAGGAAATACAAGTATTGGGGAACATAGGTACCGGAGAATGTGGGACTGGGGAACATCAGGATTGGGGAATATATGCACCAGGGAATATAGGAATGGGAAACAACGAAGATTGGGGTTTCAAGTATGACTGGGGAATATCGGGCTGACCCCCACGAAGGATGGCATTCAATCGAGGAGTTTGCTTTTCACTGCACTTGGGTGTTCTAATTTCCACAATAGaattctatgagacaccttactAAAATGGCTGCCGAAGTAGCAGAAGAATCCGGGGAATGAAGGGACTGGTGAAGGTGGTAAAATATCAGGAAAAGTGTCAGGAGGGGAGATATCCGGAGAAGAACACTGTCGTGACAGAAGGAATTCACGTGAGTTTCCAGGTGAGAGAGGTAAATGATAATGGGAAACGAAGAGGGAATGGtggagatggaaaaaaatgggATGTGTTGGGAAaacgagggaggtaggggggtagagggaactttaaggagaggagaatggatatCGGCAAACGCTTTGAATGTAGAGGGATTGAATAATCTCTTGGGAATTTTTGGATGTCTTCGACAATTTCtagaggggagttgggtggggaggtctgagaaacaaagggaaTAGATGTTCGTGGAGCAGAGGAAAAGGATACAGCAAACtgtaggagaggatgtggatGGTGAAGATGGAATGGAACGTTCAGGTTGTCTAGTGCAACAGGGAaagtaagggggggagggtaggcatCGGAGAAGGGGTAGACATATGAGTAAGGAtttaggaaggaaaaggaatttgactgaatgagagggggggggggggtaaaggtaaGGTGGTTCACGATTGTGgaaagagatactgggggagatgcagagaCATCttaagaagatgggaggggagcaaAGTGAAGGACTTATTTTGGAATGGGTAGGAGAGAAAAACCCTTGTCACCTTGctcctgtctggcctcacgtaAAGTGAGGCCAGACAGAATCTGAAAACTGCTAATTCACATTCCAGtatataggcagggcagctcctataaaatacaatGAGGGAGCCACCACAACAGACACATGTGgttgagcagggcaatttgaatgtTTATGACCAGGtggggcacatagagggcagcgggctgGGGAGTGACAGTATTTGGCTGGGTtgccaaaatgccaacatttctgacattgatgagAAAGGGGTTGATATGGTTGGACAAAGCAAGACAcgccaccaatataaacttcatgggggaggtcatgtctacagaGGCTAATCTTAGCAATATTGGTGTAAGACTTATGCtgtcctctgggaggaatagtgttgCACTGTACTAAtactgcatcataatcaacaaGGTGGGCAAGTAGGTCATTTGCACAATATGACCAGTTCTTGTCATAGATAGGATAATCAGTTGGGGAGATGGAAACCATTCTGGTACAAGTATTAAATAAAGAAGTTCAGCAGGAAtgggtagatagtgcacgagaTTGGGACTTAGATGTAATTGTCACAAGGCGTGAATGATCAGAACGACTGGAAAAGGAAACTTTGCCATCTTGTTTTTTGGAGACATTGATAGAAGAGAAGGGTATTATCAGAgtaaggggatggaaggggaatcacaaagaatcgatcccacttggctgggcctaagagagtactcagaaggtttgcagaggtggaagcagaaggacgagggtgggaggaagatgggatggTGAGGAGAGGCAGTATTgtggggaggaggacaataaggataaagagtagtaatgtgggaagaggaggtagacagtgaagaagactgtgcagtaggagatggagaggagaatgttgggagagagaaaggggtactTTTGAAGGTTGAATAACGACCTGGGTGGGTGGTGTGTAATGAATAGAGCTATCAGTAGACATTGTGGAGGGAGTATTAGTATCAATGGTCAGAGCCATGGtcaaaagagagatgggggtcAGAAAACCAATAACATCAAAATTACATAGGCTATATTTGATGAAGGGGAGAGCCTTAATGCcacaaataatggtaatgaatctTCATAGTTGGCTatggtgagcctgaaataagtggagaaaagaaggggTAACGGCTACATGATTAACCAtaggaatactgtgcccatggctcccggagcCCGTTCTTGACTGACACAAAGCTAGACTTCattctttcagcacagctctcacaccttaggaaatggatagaaggggaagagaaggaaaagggaagggggagaagaaaagaccatgcaaatttAGTTGAGGGTGAGAGCTGAGGCCCAAGGTGGGGGTAATCTcctacattgggtctcagtctctgtctcttaaGTCCCCCCACGACAACACCAAGCAAATGTTTGGCAGAATTCAAAATAAGTAACAATATCTCGAAAAGTGGCTCTTATGCCTGTCACACAGAAgggcaaaaaataaaacaaacctgTAGAAAGAAATTATACTTTAGATACAAGCATATTTCTAGATTCTTTATAATCTGGTATAAATCATAATATAATTTGTATAGAGTACAATTATCAAAGGATTTAGATACTGACCATATTTTCAGCAATCACAAACTctccttttattatcatattttcaataCCAAGAGCACCTATTTTGGAGTTTGAGTATCATACAATAAGTCAGGTGTGTACCACTAGACCATTAAATGGCAAGcagtctgtatatataaaaaggccaacaaatatacatattttatctcttatttttcttctagaAACAATCATTGACTTCAGCTAATAGAATATTATGCTGATAACAATGAACAAAAGAGGAACTGTCATTATATTGCATCTTTTTAACATCAAAATTATTCAATTTCATATTCATTAAGTTCCAAGGAATGTGTGAAAGTTAGTATAAAAGAAGACAATAATCCTATTAATTTCTTAATGAGAAATTAGTATAATTTCCCATGTACATGCTTCCCTTCTATGGAACAAGTTCttcagagagagactgaagaaacGAGCTTCCATTTAATATTTTCGTTGTTGCTATCACGTACTCTGGTCCACCTGCAAAATTCAGAAGCTATTAAATACATGCAATAATATTACATGCAACATTCTTCCTGCTGAATGTTgagccaataataataacagatgggTTCATGACTCATGAAATAACTAAATTACATTATCCCTGGATTCTACAATACATCATCTTGGGGAAAATTATAAACTTGCAGATTTAATATAATCTTGGTATTCAACATacttcatattttctatataaaggATGAATAGaacccttttttcattataaacttTACCTTGGTCAACCCTTGATGTTAGGAATCTTAGGGCAGCAATCTCTGAATATGTGCATCCGCCAATAAAGAAAACTAGAGCAGTGCCCCCTTCACCTCCACTCTGAACGGAACCTCCTGAGCCTCCTAGATAACAAAAGATTAATAGTATATACAGGAAATGTTATTCAACAATATAAAGGTTttctataactattttttttttcttttttggaaaaaTATAGGagtaaagaattttaaaaatcccTATTTTGATAGCGCATACATACTTCTCTGCCTGAGAGCACTTGGGAGTTGCTGTGTTTCAGTGAGCGTTGGCCCTGGAAGGAGTTGTAATACACCAGTAATTGCTCTCCAACCAGGTGACTGCAGGAATTCCACTAGACGGGCACTTAGAGGAGCATACCTGGAAagagataataactattatcagaGTGTCATTTACTTGTGTGGTCCCTAACCTTACCACCAATTTTTACTCAAACATTTTTGCTTGTCTTTCCAAATTCACAATAGTTGGATATGAAATTGCCAATAGTTGGATAAGATCAGTTCTGTATTTTGAATACAACTCACCCAGAGTGAACATAAGACATATCTGTAGGATCATGTTCACTGACATCATCAACTGTGAGCTGCATGGTTTTCCTTATGGTTGCATAAGTACTGCGTCCTTGCTGCACATGCAGAAGGCCGGCTTTTTCTAAGTTCTCCAGAGTGAGGAAGTGTTCAAACCCATATGTGTGTATTATCTCCCGCTTGTACTGCTCCAACACTTTAGGTTTGAAACCACTGTTTACTATACACTGTAGGCAGATCAGTCTCAAGACctgtcaaaacaaaacaaaactgaatATAAATTTTACATGGTGGTAGAGCAGTCACATACAAGCATtacttattcttttacttttggaaattggcaataatagtaacatctgTATGAATATGAAGAAAACTCATCATTTTTGACATACCACTTCCAATGGTTCCTTTTGCGCAATGCAGTCCTCAATGAATGGATTCACCTTATCTGTGTCTAAGCCTTTGAGGAACTCCTGTTCAAGCTGTAGTGCAGGTCGGAAGTTTCCAGAAGCTGTCTGTTCTTGTATGAGTTCCGCGATAGTTGTGTCTGGtagtataatgatattaaaacattaaaattacaaaggctggatatatatttttttaaataataataaaacaaaaaagagaaaagaaaaaataatccacAAGTGCAAAAGTACCTGGATATTTCACTGAAAACCCAAAAAGCCAAATGCTATACCAAGTGTCAAATTGAAAAATACCATGATACTTTTTATCTTAGGATGAGTTTTCTTTAGCAACATTGCACTATTCACCTTAGCGAGGTACAAGATTATCTACCTATATTACTTACGTGTGGCTACTGACTGCTTGTATACCTCCATCTGTGGGATACGTTGGACAAACTGCTTCAGTTCCCCTACAGTCTTAGCAGCGTGACGTTCCTCATACTGTGCTACAACAGACTTTGCATGACGAGAGAGCCTGGGACCAACAGCAGAGAAATTGCAATCTCTAATCTCAGCAAACAGAGCCTCAGACGATGATAGGTGGATAGTCTTGGTCTCCTGAAAGGCAGAGTCTTCGGACGTGCTGGAGTCTGTGGTGGCTGGTGCAAACTTTTCCCCAGGTAGTTTTACTGTGCCTGAAGTGCAAGATTCATATGACTGAGTTTAATATTtcagaaaaagatgataaaaatgtcGGACTCCCAATATCTTCTACATGTCAAtagatattataattgttaaaaaTCACccatattacagaaaaaaaagatttagtATATGATATACTCAGACAAAAAAACTTGTTGGAAATATATTTTATCACTTAATAAATGTGGTTTGAAAGGAAACCCATATATTCTAAAAAAATCACCTAATCAAAATCTCACAATACTCACAGTTATTTATTTGAAAGAACTGGTCTATAAGGCCTTCATATGTGAGCTGTGTTGCAAGGGGTGTAATGAGGTCGACTGAGCGGTCAATCAGAATCAGCTGGTCTATCTGCGGAGTCACctgaatgaaaaggaaattaataagTTTAAAATGGTAATGGGAATTCTGGACTGGCTTTTGAGTGTCACTTGGACTACACCAAATGAATTAGGGAAGTCTAGTTATGCATTTATATGGTGCAAACAAATTACAAATACATTCCCATAAAAATACCAAAACATTCTTTAATATttgtaaatgaaataaagacacCTACAAAACGATACACCAGGAAGCCTAATTGCTCATTTAGGCGGTGAAATACAGACCTAACATCATCACAGAACAACTTTCGTCTGTAAAAAGTTTTGTGGAAAATCCCGAGATCCCATATTTATATgccagagaaaaagggaaaaataaaacacatgacaTAGTGATCTTCTACATCTTTCTTGAATTTAACCCTCCTTCTCTAATTACAAAGACAGTGAAAGCAATTGTATTTCCTCACAGCACCacaatttctttgttttatatcaaCATGAATATTTGAAAATGATGCTATcataacgaagaaagaaaatatccttACAAACAACACACAGGCCAAAGGATGTAAGACCCCAACACATgcaaaaacttttaaaaattaaaaagttCACTCATTCAAATAACAAACATATCCATCTCATTGTAATCTTCTGAATTATGTGACCTACTCAGAGATGTTTACAACAACAATAGCCTCTTCTGTCCAACTTCCTGTTTGGTCCAGGGAAACAGGTTGTTAAGAGACGCACGAGATACCGTTGCTAGGATGCGTGCAATGCAATGTagcagagagaaaaatgggaggaagagaaggagacagaaagagcaatgAACTGACAACAAATAAGATTTTCCTTGTATTACTATTAACCCTTACAATGTATAGTATAATGCAGCATATCTGCATATTAATTTTAATTATGCAGAGGTCACAGATACCAGATACTCCCATCATTTGTTTTGGATGTTTCAGGAAATTTCTGTTTAATAATAACTGGGAACAAATGAACATCTTATCTAGATTCTCTCAAAgagttacaaaataaaaataagatattttTTGTAAATGTAAGTGGTGCATGTTTAATATTCATCAGAGAAATAAATTctctaaaaaggagaaagaatataaaagtaaatataaatgttcatcacacacacacatgtacacgtacacatacatgcagcgcacacacacacacacacacaaacatatactctctctctctctctctctctctctctctctctctctctctctctctctctctctctctctctctctctctaaatatatatatatatatatacatacatatatatatatatgtatatatatatatatatgtatacatatatatatatatacatatacatatatatatatatatatacatatacatatatatatatatacatatatatatatatacatatatatatatacatatatatatatatatatatatatatatatatatatatatatatatatatatatatatatatatatatatatatatatacacatacatatatacacatacatacatatatctatatatatatatatatatatatatatatatatatatatatacatatatatatatacacatacatatatatatatatatatatatatatatatatatatatatatatatatatacacatacatatatatacacatatatacata
This genomic stretch from Penaeus vannamei isolate JL-2024 chromosome 28, ASM4276789v1, whole genome shotgun sequence harbors:
- the car gene encoding vacuolar protein sorting-associated protein 33A (The sequence of the model RefSeq protein was modified relative to this genomic sequence to represent the inferred CDS: added 651 bases not found in genome assembly), which encodes MTGGKVDFALIREATRIDLVKLLDKLPGTKAIVWDEQLAGAFSHVADYAFLKSHDVCKMFYICPKKLPSYNVAHMIFLSRPQTKLMDAINQQIRMEEIQGSSNKKEYHLWLVPRISLLCERRLQEHGVHGSFSSIRELPLLLFRLESDLVSMELPMCYRDLQLDSDPSGLFLVAESLMSVQGIFGLIPNIYGKGHAAKQVYELMVRMRREMGGNEPQVTPQIDQLILIDRSVDLITPLATQLTYEGLIDQFFQINNCTVKLPGEKFAPATTDSSTSEDSAFQETKTIHLSSSEALFAEIRDCNFSAVGPRLSRHAKSVVAQYEERHAAKTVGELKQFVQRIPQMEVYKQSVATHTTIAELIQEQTASGNFRPALQLEQEFLKGLDTDKVNPFIEDCIAQKEPLEVVLRLICLQCIVNSGFKPKVLEQYKREIIHTYGFEHFLTLENLEKAGLLHVQQGRSTYATIRKTMQLTVDDVSEHDPTDMSYVHSGYAPLSARLVEFLQSPGWRAITGVLQLLPGPTLTETQQLPSALRQRRGSGGSVQSGGEGGTALVFFIGGCTYSEIAALRFLTSRVDQGGPEYVIATTKILNGSSFLQSLSEELVP